The Brassica napus cultivar Da-Ae chromosome C7, Da-Ae, whole genome shotgun sequence genome has a segment encoding these proteins:
- the LOC106408122 gene encoding uncharacterized protein LOC106408122 isoform X2, translating into MEEELRDMKAHKAYYNMLHFVANAQQGIPKLCPCGSITKEVVDEEDTYDYLPGRRYFICKDYENDGMHFRQPWVMGMQQEVERLKERFHEQEKLLRECEALKGQVRMLLMRVAELEKRNLPVSNY; encoded by the exons ATGGAGGAAGAATTGCGAGATATGAAAGCACACAAAGCATACTACAACATGCTTCATTTCGTTGCAAATGCGCAACAGGGGATTCCTAAGCTGTGCCCCTGTGGATCTATCACGAAGGAGGTCGTCGATGAAGAGGATACATATGACTACCTCCCTGGGAGAAGATACTTCATATGCAAAGACTATGAG AATGACGGGATGCATTTCAGGCAACCATGGGTTATGGGAATGCAACAAGAGGTTGAGAGACTCAAAGAACGTTTTCACGAGCAGGAGAAGCTTCTGCGAGAGTGCGAGGCACTTAAG GGCCAGGTGAGGATGCTGCTTATGCGGGTGGCTGAACTCGAGAAAAGAAACTTACCGGTTTCTAACTATTAG